The following proteins come from a genomic window of Phnomibacter ginsenosidimutans:
- the rfaE2 gene encoding D-glycero-beta-D-manno-heptose 1-phosphate adenylyltransferase: protein MRKADAIPAKIFDLSTLAKMVAAWRVKGDTISFTNGVFDLLHEGHIFSLSQAAAEGKRLIVAVNSDASVKRLKGPTRPLNNEQARALVLASLVMVDAVVIFEEDTPLQVITTLLPDVLVKGGDYTVEQIAGAKEVLANGGRVVINPLIDGISTTGLIQRMQQPA, encoded by the coding sequence ATGCGCAAAGCCGACGCTATACCCGCCAAAATTTTCGACCTGTCCACGCTGGCCAAAATGGTAGCTGCCTGGCGGGTAAAAGGCGATACCATCAGCTTCACCAACGGTGTGTTCGACCTGCTGCACGAAGGCCATATTTTTTCGCTGAGCCAGGCTGCAGCCGAAGGCAAAAGATTAATTGTAGCTGTGAACAGCGATGCTTCTGTAAAAAGGCTGAAAGGCCCTACCCGACCGCTCAACAATGAGCAGGCCCGTGCATTGGTATTGGCGAGTTTGGTAATGGTAGATGCCGTAGTCATTTTTGAAGAAGACACCCCATTGCAGGTGATTACAACCCTGCTGCCCGATGTGCTGGTAAAAGGCGGCGACTATACTGTGGAGCAAATTGCCGGTGCCAAAGAAGTGCTGGCCAATGGTGGCCGGGTGGTCATCAATCCGCTCATCGATGG
- a CDS encoding lysylphosphatidylglycerol synthase transmembrane domain-containing protein has protein sequence MRKINIKAVIQYVIVLGLGIGLIWYNSTRLPPQQLEYLKSAWSLARYEYLIPVLGALLLSHYSRALRWMMLMKPLGYTPSKINTYFAVLLGYFFNMLMPRLGEVMKCTVLAKYEKVAPDKLVGTILVERAVDMISMGIVAIIMVAIQFDRIGGFAFDAFADMLRNKEGATSYTKLFVILGILLVLIIGLRYLFVKKADSKLVQNIKRIARGVWEGFKSIRKVENLPLFIFHSVFIWSLYLFGIWIGFMAFPPVEHLGFPAALSVLIFGSIGLIATPGGIGAYEFMVEKTLVRFDIPNVVGLAFGRLNWAAQTAITLVSGLFALIVMPIVNRNKA, from the coding sequence ATGCGTAAAATCAACATCAAGGCAGTCATTCAATACGTGATTGTGTTGGGGTTGGGTATTGGCCTCATTTGGTACAATAGCACCCGCCTGCCACCGCAACAGCTGGAGTACCTCAAGTCTGCCTGGTCGCTGGCCCGCTACGAGTATCTTATTCCGGTATTGGGTGCCCTGCTTTTATCGCACTACAGCCGTGCCCTGCGCTGGATGATGCTCATGAAACCATTGGGCTACACACCATCTAAAATCAATACCTACTTTGCCGTATTGCTCGGTTATTTTTTCAATATGCTGATGCCCCGCCTGGGCGAAGTAATGAAGTGTACCGTGCTGGCGAAATATGAAAAAGTTGCACCAGATAAACTGGTAGGCACTATACTCGTAGAGAGAGCCGTCGACATGATTAGCATGGGCATTGTGGCTATCATTATGGTGGCCATTCAGTTCGATCGCATTGGTGGTTTTGCATTCGATGCCTTTGCCGATATGCTCCGCAATAAAGAAGGGGCTACTTCCTACACAAAACTGTTTGTAATACTTGGCATTTTGCTGGTGCTGATTATTGGCCTGCGTTATTTGTTTGTAAAAAAAGCCGACAGCAAGCTGGTGCAAAACATCAAACGCATTGCCCGTGGGGTGTGGGAAGGCTTCAAATCCATTCGCAAGGTGGAAAATCTGCCCTTGTTTATTTTTCATTCGGTATTCATTTGGAGCCTGTATTTGTTTGGCATCTGGATAGGTTTCATGGCCTTTCCGCCGGTAGAACATTTAGGCTTTCCTGCCGCTTTGAGTGTGCTCATTTTTGGCAGCATTGGTTTGATAGCCACACCCGGCGGTATTGGTGCCTACGAGTTCATGGTAGAAAAAACGCTGGTACGTTTTGACATACCCAATGTGGTAGGTTTGGCTTTTGGCCGCCTCAACTGGGCTGCCCAAACGGCCATCACGTTGGTGAGTGGTTTGTTTGCCCTTATTGTAATGCCGATTGTAAACCGCAACAAAGCATAA
- the panD gene encoding aspartate 1-decarboxylase produces the protein MLIEVLKSKIHRAVVTEANLHYVGSCTIDEDLMDAANLIAHEKITIVDVNNGNRLDTYVIKGKRGSGIISMNGAAARLVQPGDIIIIMSYAQMDFEKAKSFQPSVVFPLEGNRLSA, from the coding sequence ATGTTGATAGAAGTGCTGAAATCAAAAATCCACCGGGCGGTGGTTACAGAAGCCAACCTGCATTATGTAGGCAGCTGCACCATCGACGAAGACCTGATGGATGCTGCCAACCTGATAGCTCACGAAAAAATCACCATCGTAGATGTCAACAATGGTAACCGCCTCGACACCTATGTCATCAAAGGCAAGCGGGGTTCGGGTATCATCAGCATGAATGGCGCTGCTGCCAGGCTGGTGCAGCCCGGCGATATCATCATCATCATGAGCTATGCGCAAATGGATTTTGAAAAGGCCAAAAGTTTTCAGCCCAGTGTAGTTTTTCCGCTCGAAGGCAACCGCCTGAGTGCCTGA
- the panC gene encoding pantoate--beta-alanine ligase, which yields MAVRPAYSQQTAFVPTMGALHEGHISLVKAAREKAETVVVSIFVNPTQFNDAADFQHYPVSLEQDIDMLTAAGANVLYLPGLTDMYPDGTANLEQYPLGTLENLLEGFYRPGHFQGVCQVVRRLLEHVQPGLLFMGQKDYQQCIVVQHMIDDTQLPVHMQLVPTMREPSGLAMSSRNRRLTPPELEASVALYQALLHMAAHARTQPIEALEAAAAQSLLDAGFHKIDYITLANAQTLAPVSNPQTEPMVAIAAAFIGAVRLIDNLPVEA from the coding sequence CTGGCTGTACGGCCAGCCTACAGCCAGCAAACGGCATTTGTACCTACCATGGGGGCATTGCATGAGGGGCACATCAGTTTGGTAAAAGCGGCCCGTGAAAAAGCGGAAACTGTAGTGGTGAGCATATTTGTAAACCCCACACAGTTCAATGATGCCGCCGATTTTCAACACTATCCTGTAAGCCTTGAACAAGACATAGACATGCTGACTGCCGCAGGTGCCAATGTGCTGTACTTGCCCGGCTTAACAGATATGTATCCCGATGGCACTGCCAATCTGGAGCAATACCCCTTGGGTACGCTGGAAAACTTGTTAGAAGGTTTTTACAGGCCGGGGCATTTTCAAGGGGTGTGCCAGGTGGTACGCCGCTTGCTGGAGCATGTGCAGCCGGGCCTTTTGTTTATGGGTCAAAAAGACTACCAGCAATGCATTGTGGTGCAGCATATGATTGATGATACGCAGCTACCCGTGCACATGCAGCTGGTGCCCACCATGCGGGAGCCCAGCGGACTGGCCATGAGCAGCCGCAACCGCCGCCTCACCCCACCTGAACTGGAAGCTTCTGTGGCATTGTACCAAGCCTTGCTACACATGGCAGCCCATGCCCGCACCCAACCCATTGAAGCCTTGGAAGCTGCCGCCGCACAATCCTTACTGGATGCAGGTTTTCACAAAATTGATTACATCACACTGGCCAATGCGCAAACCCTGGCACCGGTAAGCAATCCACAGACTGAGCCCATGGTAGCCATTGCCGCTGCATTTATCGGCGCCGTTCGGTTGATTGACAATCTGCCCGTAGAGGCATGA
- a CDS encoding glycogen/starch synthase, giving the protein MSTKKRILFIANEMSPYLELTEFAETMNRLAILSNNNNLEVRCIMPRFGTINERRHRLHEVVRLSGINVSVDDDDFPLQIKVASLPNARLQVYFLDNEDLFKRKFVFHDEEEKWFEDNHLRTVFFCKGALETVKKFGWPPDVIHCSGWMTGLIPMYLKTVYKKEPVFAHSKCIYTVGPETFTDNLGPDFLRAAKISDVLKDKELAAYADGSNLGMIRGGATWADAITFGEPDEQIHPSVVKDFAKVKGKKVLRHMGHDSDLTEYLNLYNDLADN; this is encoded by the coding sequence ATGAGCACAAAGAAAAGAATTTTATTCATCGCCAATGAGATGTCTCCATATCTGGAGCTGACCGAATTTGCGGAGACCATGAATCGCCTGGCGATACTTTCTAACAACAACAACCTGGAAGTACGTTGTATTATGCCACGATTCGGCACTATCAACGAACGTAGGCACCGGCTACACGAAGTGGTGCGGTTGAGCGGTATCAATGTAAGTGTGGATGACGATGACTTCCCCTTGCAGATTAAGGTAGCCAGCTTGCCCAATGCCCGCTTGCAGGTGTATTTCCTCGACAACGAAGATTTGTTCAAACGCAAGTTTGTATTTCACGATGAAGAAGAAAAGTGGTTTGAAGACAACCACTTACGTACTGTTTTCTTTTGCAAAGGCGCCTTGGAAACTGTGAAGAAATTTGGCTGGCCGCCAGATGTAATTCATTGCAGTGGCTGGATGACAGGTCTCATTCCGATGTACCTGAAAACCGTATACAAAAAAGAGCCCGTTTTTGCCCATAGCAAATGCATCTACACCGTAGGCCCCGAAACGTTTACTGATAACCTCGGCCCCGACTTTTTGCGGGCAGCCAAAATCAGCGATGTGCTGAAGGATAAAGAGTTAGCTGCGTATGCCGATGGTAGCAACCTGGGCATGATTCGCGGTGGTGCAACCTGGGCCGATGCCATCACTTTTGGCGAACCCGACGAACAAATTCACCCATCTGTAGTCAAAGATTTTGCGAAGGTGAAAGGCAAGAAAGTCTTGCGCCACATGGGCCACGATTCTGATTTAACAGAGTATTTGAACCTCTATAACGACCTTGCCGACAACTGA
- a CDS encoding DUF4270 family protein, whose protein sequence is MNRFLKPGALALLITIVAAACTKIENTTLGGDLIPSVDNINTFDTVLEVIATNEIPDDSTRIFASDAHIAGAIDNDPQFGSSRSSLFFEMKPASFPYVMSTDSITQFDSAVLVLDYLGYYGDSSSPVTLRLYEANKKVNADTSVKPYYTFNPDLAPNTARFLGQKTMRPLDFRDTINIKRGDSLYKKVTRQLRIPLDRNFAQALFRQDTSATGAFRSDSLFKEYLNGFALQCEGPANALLYFQMNGANSGIEFYYRAKILLSGKIDTTSARMPFTSFSGHAMKFERNRGGAEILNHLVADPTKGASQLYIQNAPGTVVKIKIPGLKTLTNRIIHRAELRVTEMTQNTTDPYFSQLLPPTLLYLDVADTGNVYKGIPYDMAPLTNYFCFPSGTIEFFYFGGPTKREVVNGELLARYYMNMTRYIQGVVTRKEPVYDFRLSSPYYLWYQNCNSNTFSYPTNVFRLLTTSNQIANLPGNGRIRLAGSNHPDPNKKLQLRIIYSKL, encoded by the coding sequence GTGAATAGATTTCTGAAGCCCGGGGCGCTGGCCTTGCTGATTACCATTGTGGCCGCTGCCTGTACCAAAATAGAAAACACCACGCTGGGCGGCGACCTGATACCGTCGGTGGATAACATCAACACCTTCGACACGGTACTTGAAGTAATAGCAACCAACGAAATACCCGACGACAGCACCCGCATTTTTGCCAGCGATGCACATATTGCCGGCGCTATCGATAATGATCCTCAGTTTGGTAGTTCAAGGTCATCTCTTTTCTTCGAAATGAAGCCCGCTTCGTTTCCTTATGTGATGTCTACCGATAGCATTACACAGTTCGATTCAGCCGTATTGGTGTTGGATTATCTCGGCTATTATGGCGATAGCAGCAGCCCGGTAACCTTGCGCCTGTATGAAGCCAATAAAAAAGTAAATGCCGATACTTCGGTAAAACCTTACTACACGTTTAATCCGGATTTGGCCCCCAATACTGCCCGTTTTCTGGGACAAAAAACCATGCGTCCTCTCGATTTCAGAGACACCATCAACATCAAGCGGGGCGATTCCTTGTACAAAAAAGTAACCCGTCAGTTGCGCATTCCACTGGACCGCAATTTTGCGCAGGCCTTGTTTAGACAAGATACTTCCGCTACCGGTGCTTTCAGAAGCGACAGCCTGTTCAAAGAATACCTGAACGGTTTTGCATTGCAATGCGAAGGTCCTGCCAATGCCTTACTGTATTTTCAAATGAATGGTGCCAACTCAGGCATTGAGTTTTACTACCGGGCTAAAATATTATTGTCAGGTAAAATTGATACCACATCTGCCCGCATGCCATTTACCAGCTTTAGCGGCCACGCCATGAAGTTTGAACGCAATCGTGGCGGTGCAGAAATTTTGAACCATCTGGTAGCCGACCCCACCAAAGGCGCTTCGCAGCTGTACATTCAAAATGCACCAGGCACTGTCGTAAAAATCAAGATTCCGGGTTTGAAAACCCTCACTAACAGGATCATTCACCGGGCAGAACTGCGGGTTACCGAAATGACGCAGAATACTACCGATCCGTATTTCTCCCAATTGCTGCCCCCCACCTTGCTTTACCTGGACGTGGCCGATACCGGTAATGTGTACAAAGGCATTCCTTACGACATGGCGCCATTGACCAACTATTTCTGTTTTCCGAGTGGTACTATTGAGTTCTTCTACTTTGGCGGACCTACCAAAAGAGAAGTGGTGAACGGCGAATTGCTGGCCCGCTACTACATGAACATGACCCGCTACATTCAGGGTGTTGTTACCCGCAAAGAGCCGGTGTATGATTTCCGGTTGTCATCGCCATACTACCTGTGGTATCAAAACTGTAACAGCAATACATTTTCATATCCGACCAACGTTTTCAGGCTGCTGACCACCTCTAACCAAATAGCCAACCTGCCCGGTAATGGCCGCATCAGACTGGCTGGTAGCAACCATCCAGACCCCAATAAGAAATTACAACTCCGCATCATCTATTCGAAACTCTAA
- the metK gene encoding methionine adenosyltransferase, whose translation MPYLFTSESVSEGHPDKVADQISDALIDNFLAIDPNSKVACETLVTTGQVVLAGEVKSKAYLDVQDIARDVIRKIGYTKSEYMFEANSCGILSAIHEQSSDINQGVDRKKKEEQGAGDQGMMFGYASNETDDYMPLALDLAHKLLIELAALRRENKQIKYLRPDAKSQVTLEYDDNNKPVRIDAIVVSTQHDDFDTDAKMQEKIKKDIINILIPRVKAKYKKYSSLFNDKIKYHINPTGKFVIGGPHGDTGLTGRKIIVDTYGGKGAHGGGAFSGKDPSKVDRSAAYATRHIAKNLVAAGVCDEVLVQVSYAIGVAQPTSINVNTYGTAKVKMSDGEIAKLVEGIFDMRPYFIEQRLKLRNPIYSETAAYGHMGRKNEVVEKTFKGPDGKAFKKKVELFTWEKLDYVPKVKKAFKLK comes from the coding sequence ATGCCATACCTCTTCACTTCTGAAAGCGTAAGCGAAGGCCATCCCGACAAAGTAGCTGACCAAATTTCAGATGCACTCATCGACAATTTTTTGGCCATCGACCCCAATAGTAAAGTGGCCTGCGAAACACTCGTAACCACAGGTCAGGTAGTATTGGCCGGCGAAGTAAAAAGCAAGGCTTACCTCGACGTGCAAGACATTGCCCGTGATGTAATTCGCAAAATTGGTTATACCAAAAGCGAGTACATGTTCGAAGCCAACAGCTGCGGTATTCTTTCAGCTATTCACGAACAATCTTCTGATATCAACCAAGGTGTTGACCGCAAAAAGAAAGAAGAACAAGGTGCCGGTGATCAGGGTATGATGTTTGGCTACGCCAGCAACGAAACTGATGATTACATGCCTTTGGCTCTCGATTTGGCACACAAGCTGCTGATTGAGCTGGCTGCACTCCGTCGCGAAAACAAGCAAATCAAATACCTGCGTCCGGATGCTAAAAGCCAGGTGACTTTGGAATACGACGACAACAATAAGCCTGTGCGTATTGATGCTATCGTAGTGTCTACTCAGCACGACGACTTCGATACCGATGCCAAAATGCAGGAGAAAATCAAGAAGGATATCATCAACATCCTCATTCCTCGTGTAAAGGCCAAGTACAAAAAATATTCAAGCCTGTTCAACGATAAAATCAAGTATCACATCAACCCCACCGGCAAGTTTGTGATTGGTGGTCCGCATGGCGATACTGGTTTGACCGGTCGTAAAATTATCGTAGACACTTATGGTGGTAAAGGTGCTCACGGTGGTGGTGCCTTCAGCGGCAAAGACCCCAGCAAGGTAGACCGTAGTGCTGCTTATGCTACCCGCCACATCGCTAAAAACTTGGTAGCTGCCGGTGTGTGCGACGAAGTACTGGTGCAGGTTTCTTACGCTATTGGTGTAGCTCAGCCTACTTCCATCAACGTAAATACTTACGGTACTGCCAAAGTAAAAATGAGCGACGGCGAAATTGCCAAGCTGGTAGAAGGCATCTTCGACATGCGTCCTTACTTCATTGAGCAGCGCCTCAAATTGCGCAATCCTATCTATAGCGAAACTGCTGCATACGGACACATGGGCCGCAAAAACGAAGTGGTAGAAAAAACCTTCAAAGGACCAGACGGCAAAGCTTTCAAAAAGAAAGTAGAACTCTTTACCTGGGAAAAACTCGACTACGTACCCAAGGTGAAAAAAGCATTCAAACTGAAATAA
- the rlmB gene encoding 23S rRNA (guanosine(2251)-2'-O)-methyltransferase RlmB, with translation MFIKKKNIIAGRNPVIEALQQGSGVDKILLFKNASGDNVAQIKELAKQYNVPVQYVPIEKLNQLTNVQHQGVIAFRASVQYLDLQQVIDFVTEQGEAPLFFILDGVTDVRNIGAIARSAVCCGVHALIIPDKGVAALGEDAMKSSAGALEQLHICRVNSLMKAVDTLHLNGIKVFSSEMTAGTMLHQLNLTEPCAVVMGSEDKGVFGGLQKQSDAVFKIPMAGTFESLNVSVAAGMIMYEAMKQRLFA, from the coding sequence ATGTTCATTAAGAAAAAAAACATCATTGCGGGTAGAAATCCGGTGATAGAAGCCTTACAGCAAGGTAGTGGCGTCGATAAGATTTTGTTGTTTAAAAACGCTTCGGGCGATAATGTGGCGCAGATAAAAGAACTGGCCAAACAGTACAACGTACCAGTGCAATATGTGCCCATCGAAAAGCTCAATCAACTCACCAATGTGCAGCACCAGGGCGTGATTGCATTCCGGGCTTCGGTGCAATACCTCGACTTGCAACAGGTGATTGATTTTGTAACCGAACAAGGCGAAGCGCCTTTGTTTTTCATCCTCGATGGCGTGACCGATGTACGCAATATTGGCGCCATTGCACGGTCGGCCGTTTGCTGTGGGGTGCATGCCCTCATCATTCCCGATAAAGGCGTAGCTGCTTTGGGTGAAGATGCCATGAAATCGAGTGCCGGTGCGTTGGAGCAATTGCATATTTGCCGGGTCAATAGTTTGATGAAAGCCGTGGATACCTTGCACCTCAACGGCATCAAAGTTTTTTCCAGCGAAATGACAGCGGGCACTATGCTGCACCAACTCAACCTCACCGAGCCCTGCGCTGTTGTAATGGGTAGTGAAGACAAAGGCGTATTCGGTGGCTTGCAAAAGCAAAGCGATGCGGTATTCAAAATTCCGATGGCTGGCACATTCGAATCACTCAATGTGTCTGTCGCTGCCGGAATGATTATGTATGAAGCAATGAAACAACGATTGTTTGCATGA
- a CDS encoding hydroxymethylglutaryl-CoA lyase has protein sequence MTDKVYITECPRDAMQGWPHFIATESKVRYIQQLLQVGFDTLDCVSFVSPKAIPQMADSHEVMRQLDKGNSHTKLLAIVLNERGASDALQYDAIDVLGFPFSISASFQQRNGNSSIDENWERLQRIQELTIAKRQSLLVYISMGFGNPYGDTYNPEIVEEWIGRMKSIGIQQIALADTVGVADAALVQTVTAAAIEAFSDMQIGVHLHSSTHNLQPKLEAAWQAGCRRFDGALKGYGGCPMANDDLVGNMPTEAIVAFAQQQSRYPIDEAALQEALAMSASIFL, from the coding sequence ATGACCGATAAAGTGTACATCACCGAATGCCCGAGAGATGCCATGCAAGGATGGCCGCATTTTATAGCTACTGAAAGCAAAGTGCGTTACATTCAGCAACTGCTGCAGGTTGGTTTTGATACACTCGATTGTGTGAGTTTCGTGTCACCCAAAGCCATACCACAAATGGCAGACAGCCACGAAGTGATGCGGCAGCTCGATAAAGGCAACAGCCATACAAAGCTTCTCGCCATTGTGCTCAACGAACGAGGCGCCAGTGATGCCTTGCAATATGATGCCATTGATGTTTTGGGATTCCCCTTTAGTATTTCTGCCAGCTTTCAGCAGCGCAATGGCAACAGCAGCATTGACGAAAACTGGGAGCGACTGCAACGCATACAAGAGTTGACAATAGCAAAGCGTCAATCGTTATTGGTATACATCAGCATGGGCTTTGGCAATCCCTATGGAGATACTTACAACCCGGAAATAGTAGAGGAATGGATTGGCCGCATGAAATCAATCGGCATTCAACAGATTGCACTGGCCGATACTGTTGGTGTGGCGGATGCCGCATTGGTACAAACTGTAACCGCTGCTGCTATTGAAGCTTTTTCTGACATGCAAATAGGAGTACACTTGCACAGCAGTACGCACAACCTGCAACCCAAATTGGAAGCAGCGTGGCAGGCTGGCTGTCGTCGCTTTGATGGTGCATTAAAAGGATATGGCGGCTGCCCCATGGCCAACGATGATTTGGTTGGTAATATGCCTACAGAAGCAATCGTTGCATTTGCACAACAGCAATCTCGTTATCCTATTGACGAGGCGGCCTTGCAGGAAGCGTTGGCGATGTCAGCATCCATTTTTCTATAA
- a CDS encoding GSCFA domain-containing protein has protein sequence MDFRLELSVKPLPQRINIRHKVALVGSCFTDHMGSRLRSMKIPVLENPNGILFNPVSIQQAIQSWIEKRTYTAVDLFFANDCWTSWDFHGQFSHPNQEQCLQGINASIAQAHQFLQEADWLILTLGSAFLYELNSDALAGTAGQVAANCHKVPANHFVHRLASLQEINTALEKLITQVRIVNPDVRIIFTVSPVRHYREGLIENNRSKGTLHLAVAQMQQQFDNVFYFPAYELIIDDLRDYRFYAEDMVHPNYAATRYVWEKFSAATFDEETLSLMQPLEQLRTAMQHRPIHPDTAAHQQFLKSMLAKTQQLSARYPFLDLSEELQYFAGKNA, from the coding sequence ATGGATTTCAGATTGGAATTATCTGTAAAGCCGTTGCCGCAACGCATCAACATCCGGCACAAAGTGGCGCTGGTGGGCAGTTGCTTTACCGACCACATGGGCAGCCGTTTGCGCAGCATGAAAATACCGGTGCTTGAAAATCCGAATGGTATTTTGTTCAATCCGGTAAGCATACAGCAAGCCATACAATCATGGATTGAAAAGCGAACCTACACCGCCGTTGATTTATTTTTTGCCAATGATTGCTGGACGTCGTGGGATTTTCATGGGCAGTTTTCACACCCCAATCAAGAGCAATGCCTGCAAGGCATCAATGCATCTATTGCACAGGCCCACCAGTTTTTACAAGAAGCTGATTGGCTGATTCTGACACTGGGCTCTGCATTTTTATACGAATTGAATAGTGATGCTTTGGCAGGTACTGCTGGGCAGGTGGCCGCCAACTGCCACAAAGTGCCGGCCAACCATTTTGTGCACCGGTTGGCTTCGCTACAAGAAATAAACACTGCATTAGAAAAACTGATTACACAGGTTCGGATTGTCAATCCGGATGTCCGGATAATATTTACTGTTAGCCCTGTGCGGCACTATCGGGAAGGGTTGATAGAAAACAATCGTAGCAAGGGTACATTGCATTTGGCCGTTGCACAAATGCAACAACAGTTTGACAATGTTTTTTATTTTCCTGCGTATGAATTGATTATCGATGACTTGCGTGATTATCGCTTTTATGCAGAAGACATGGTGCATCCTAATTACGCCGCCACCCGCTACGTATGGGAAAAATTTTCTGCCGCTACTTTTGATGAAGAGACCCTATCGCTGATGCAACCGCTGGAGCAATTGCGTACTGCCATGCAGCACCGGCCAATACATCCGGATACAGCAGCACACCAACAATTTTTGAAAAGCATGTTGGCCAAAACGCAACAACTCTCCGCCCGTTATCCTTTTCTGGATCTGAGCGAAGAGTTGCAATACTTTGCTGGGAAAAATGCTTAG
- a CDS encoding 2-C-methyl-D-erythritol 4-phosphate cytidylyltransferase, translating to MKKYAIVVAGGAGKRMNSDLPKQFLPLLGKPVLYYTLKAFLDAYEDLVVVLVLPEEHIEKGREIVDAYFNPARFLFTAGGETRFHSVRNGAAMTEQESIIFVHDGVRCLVTPQLIRYCFDSAMLNGSAIPTVSTKDSIRQLTASGSMAVDRTQFRVVQTPQTFHSKILLPALNQIEYKEKFTDEATVVEAFGIDVHLMEGEETNIKITTPVDMTIAEQILLRRISASASEV from the coding sequence ATGAAAAAATATGCCATAGTAGTAGCCGGCGGTGCCGGAAAACGCATGAACAGCGATTTGCCCAAGCAGTTTTTACCCCTGTTGGGCAAGCCGGTGTTGTACTACACATTGAAAGCGTTTTTGGATGCTTACGAAGACCTGGTTGTGGTGCTGGTACTGCCGGAAGAACACATTGAAAAAGGTCGTGAAATTGTAGATGCCTATTTCAATCCCGCCCGTTTCTTGTTTACTGCCGGTGGCGAAACCCGCTTCCACTCCGTTCGCAATGGCGCTGCCATGACCGAACAGGAGAGCATCATTTTTGTGCACGATGGCGTACGCTGTCTGGTAACACCGCAACTCATTCGCTATTGTTTCGATTCGGCCATGCTCAATGGTTCTGCAATACCAACTGTTAGTACAAAAGATAGCATTCGCCAACTCACCGCTTCGGGGAGTATGGCGGTGGATAGAACGCAGTTTAGAGTGGTGCAAACACCGCAAACCTTTCACAGCAAAATTTTGCTCCCTGCATTGAATCAAATTGAATACAAAGAAAAATTTACCGACGAAGCAACCGTGGTAGAAGCCTTTGGCATTGATGTGCACCTGATGGAAGGAGAGGAGACAAATATCAAAATCACCACACCCGTAGATATGACGATTGCGGAGCAAATTTTGCTGCGTCGCATCAGCGCTTCAGCCAGCGAAGTATAG
- a CDS encoding GNAT family N-acetyltransferase, which translates to MAAAQIQYLPHAQINQQRWDACIANAGNGLIYANSWYLNHMHPGWDGIVINDYEAVMPVTWRKKWGIKYVCQPAFAQQLGLFVLHQDLWQHETACLQLLQSRFAFIEIFLNHQHAFEGTSTAMNYVLPLKETYTQIRASYKNDLLKNLKRTEKFNLQYQSYTDAATAMQLYENTYADRMGAKPEDYQHFFACLQYMLQQKRALIRSVNLPNGELLAVGVFAKDAHRLYNLASTTLPNGRMLEANHVLFDQLIQEFAGSGLTLDFEGSDQPGIARFYQKFGSQPQPYVFWKDNRLPAILRWLKR; encoded by the coding sequence GTGGCAGCAGCTCAGATACAATACCTGCCCCATGCACAAATCAATCAGCAGCGTTGGGATGCCTGCATAGCCAATGCTGGCAATGGTTTGATATACGCCAACAGCTGGTATCTGAACCACATGCACCCGGGCTGGGATGGCATAGTGATAAACGATTACGAGGCCGTGATGCCTGTAACCTGGCGCAAAAAATGGGGCATCAAATATGTGTGTCAGCCAGCCTTTGCACAACAACTGGGATTGTTTGTTCTGCATCAAGACTTATGGCAACATGAAACTGCCTGCCTGCAATTGTTGCAATCCAGATTTGCATTCATTGAAATCTTTTTGAATCACCAGCATGCATTTGAAGGCACTTCAACGGCAATGAATTATGTGCTGCCATTGAAAGAAACCTATACACAAATACGTGCCAGTTACAAAAATGATTTATTGAAAAACCTGAAGCGGACGGAGAAATTTAACCTGCAGTACCAATCGTATACCGATGCTGCCACAGCCATGCAACTGTATGAAAATACTTACGCAGACCGCATGGGTGCAAAGCCTGAAGATTATCAGCATTTTTTTGCTTGCCTGCAATACATGCTACAACAAAAACGGGCTCTCATCCGGAGTGTAAATTTGCCCAATGGCGAATTATTGGCCGTAGGTGTTTTTGCAAAAGATGCGCATCGTTTGTACAATTTAGCCAGTACCACTTTACCCAACGGGCGAATGCTGGAGGCCAATCATGTGTTATTTGATCAACTCATTCAGGAGTTTGCCGGCAGTGGACTAACCCTTGACTTTGAAGGCTCTGACCAGCCCGGTATTGCCCGCTTCTACCAAAAATTTGGCAGCCAGCCACAGCCTTATGTTTTCTGGAAAGACAACCGTTTACCCGCTATACTTCGCTGGCTGAAGCGCTGA